Proteins encoded together in one Campylobacter concisus window:
- the ubiE gene encoding bifunctional demethylmenaquinone methyltransferase/2-methoxy-6-polyprenyl-1,4-benzoquinol methylase UbiE, with protein sequence MQKQEKIVDMFNQIAPTYDVANRVLSLGVDVSWRKFACRYMLEIFKNKSINIVDVACGTGDMMGLWSEISKEFGVEVKSLTGIDPSSGMLKEARAKFPNFKFIEAYADNTTLASGEAQILSISYGIRNVVERKAALMEFNRVLADGGYVVVLEFTKRQKKGFITALRDFYLSKILPSIGGFISKNKEAYEYLPSSIENFLDAKSFCDELVEAGFEIELCKGFSMDISTLFIAKKVKEINA encoded by the coding sequence ATGCAAAAACAAGAAAAAATAGTTGATATGTTTAATCAGATCGCTCCGACTTACGACGTCGCAAACAGGGTGCTAAGCCTTGGCGTGGATGTGAGCTGGAGGAAATTTGCCTGCAGGTATATGCTAGAAATTTTTAAAAATAAAAGCATAAATATCGTGGATGTGGCTTGCGGCACTGGCGATATGATGGGGCTTTGGAGTGAAATTTCAAAAGAATTTGGCGTAGAGGTGAAAAGCCTAACTGGCATCGACCCATCAAGCGGCATGCTAAAAGAGGCGAGGGCGAAATTTCCAAATTTTAAATTTATAGAGGCCTACGCTGATAATACAACGCTTGCAAGCGGTGAGGCCCAAATTTTAAGTATAAGCTACGGCATAAGAAACGTGGTCGAGCGAAAGGCTGCGCTTATGGAGTTTAATAGGGTCCTAGCTGATGGCGGCTACGTAGTCGTGCTTGAATTTACCAAACGCCAGAAAAAGGGCTTTATAACTGCGCTAAGAGATTTTTACCTAAGTAAAATTTTGCCAAGTATCGGCGGCTTTATCTCAAAAAATAAAGAGGCATACGAGTATCTGCCAAGCTCGATCGAAAATTTCTTGGACGCAAAGAGCTTTTGTGATGAGCTAGTTGAAGCTGGCTTTGAGATAGAGCTTTGCAAGGGTTTTAGCATGGACATTTCAACGCTATTTATCGCTAAAAAGGTCAAAGAAATCAATGCTTAG
- the xseA gene encoding exodeoxyribonuclease VII large subunit has translation MLSVSELNEKAKALLEATLDYVEVSGEISRLTKHASGHWYFTLKDEKSSISAVMYRMNNQKVKFLPKEGLKVKIYGKVTIYSPSGSYQLVASAMLPDGEGELELAFRQLKEKLESEGLFDIGAKKEIPNLPKKIALVTSATSAALQDMLKVVKSRWRLSEIYIFDALTQGESAPSSLIKALRRADKYGVDVIVLARGGGSKEDLWCFNDEGLAREIYATKTPVISAIGHEIDYVISDFVADRRSLTPSAAMLDLLPDEEAFFQYLDRLSDDLDSALNLKITKKQNLLNLLLSKFSSNALKDRIELKFSEVANKQNALTNAVQRKILLLSSALGSLEKAYEMRELFFESTKGLIEVRKDGKRADLRYLNLNDEIELISQNTHKKAIIKE, from the coding sequence ATGCTTAGCGTATCTGAGCTAAACGAAAAAGCAAAGGCGCTGCTTGAAGCGACACTTGACTACGTCGAGGTAAGTGGCGAAATTTCGCGCCTTACTAAGCACGCTTCTGGGCACTGGTACTTCACGCTAAAGGATGAAAAATCAAGCATCTCAGCTGTGATGTACCGCATGAATAACCAAAAGGTGAAGTTTTTGCCAAAAGAGGGTTTGAAGGTCAAAATTTATGGCAAAGTGACCATTTATTCTCCAAGTGGGTCGTATCAGCTAGTGGCTAGTGCGATGCTGCCTGATGGCGAGGGCGAGCTTGAGCTTGCGTTTAGGCAGCTTAAAGAAAAGCTCGAAAGCGAGGGGCTTTTTGACATCGGCGCAAAAAAAGAGATACCAAATTTACCTAAGAAAATAGCCCTTGTCACAAGCGCCACTTCAGCCGCACTTCAGGATATGCTAAAGGTGGTAAAGAGCCGCTGGAGACTAAGTGAAATTTATATATTTGACGCGCTAACTCAGGGCGAAAGTGCTCCAAGCTCGCTTATAAAAGCTTTGCGCAGGGCCGATAAATACGGCGTTGATGTGATCGTTTTAGCTAGAGGAGGCGGCAGCAAAGAGGATCTTTGGTGCTTTAATGACGAGGGTTTGGCTCGTGAAATTTACGCTACAAAAACGCCAGTCATAAGCGCTATCGGACATGAGATCGACTATGTTATAAGTGACTTTGTAGCAGACCGCAGATCGCTTACACCAAGTGCAGCCATGCTTGATCTTTTGCCTGATGAAGAGGCGTTTTTCCAGTATCTTGATAGGCTTAGCGACGATCTTGATAGTGCCTTAAATTTAAAGATCACAAAGAAGCAAAATTTATTAAATTTACTACTTTCTAAATTTTCATCAAATGCCCTAAAAGATAGGATCGAGCTAAAATTTAGCGAGGTAGCAAACAAGCAAAACGCCCTAACAAACGCCGTGCAAAGAAAGATCTTGCTTCTTAGCTCAGCTCTTGGCTCGCTTGAGAAGGCTTATGAGATGAGGGAGCTCTTTTTTGAGAGCACGAAGGGGCTTATCGAGGTTAGAAAAGATGGTAAGAGAGCTGATCTTAGGTATTTAAATTTAAATGATGAGATCGAGCTTATCTCGCAAAATACACATAAAAAAGCAATTATCAAGGAGTAA
- the serC gene encoding phosphoserine transaminase — MSRKINFSAGPSAIPLDVLEHAKAEFTDYRGEGYSIMEISHRSKTFEEIHFGAMDKIRKLYGIGDEYEILFLQGGAHLQFSMIPMNLYQGGKAEYANTGVWTNKAIKEAKVLGVNVDVVASSEDENFSYIPEFKFSDDADYAYICSNNTIYGTQYKAMPKTKSPLVVDASSDFFARPLDFSSIGLLYGGAQKNAGPSGVTIVILRKDLVDRVSSQNVPMFLRYKTHVEANSLYNTPPTFGIYLLNLIMQHLLDLGGLAEVEKINAKKASTLYSIIDSSNGFYVGHAKKSSRSDMNVSFTIPKDHALEPVFVEEALKEGMLGLKGHRHLGGIRASIYNAVSQSDVDKLGEFMREFARKHG; from the coding sequence ATGAGTAGAAAAATCAACTTTAGCGCAGGCCCAAGCGCGATACCATTAGATGTTTTGGAGCACGCAAAGGCCGAATTTACCGACTACAGAGGCGAGGGCTACTCGATCATGGAGATCAGCCACAGAAGCAAGACCTTTGAGGAGATCCACTTTGGCGCGATGGATAAGATAAGAAAGCTTTATGGCATCGGCGATGAGTATGAAATTTTATTTTTGCAAGGCGGCGCACACTTGCAATTTAGCATGATTCCGATGAATTTATATCAAGGTGGCAAGGCCGAGTACGCAAACACTGGCGTTTGGACAAACAAAGCGATCAAAGAGGCAAAAGTGCTTGGCGTAAATGTAGATGTCGTAGCAAGCAGCGAGGATGAAAATTTCTCTTACATCCCTGAGTTTAAATTTAGCGATGATGCTGACTACGCCTACATCTGCTCAAATAACACGATTTACGGCACGCAGTATAAGGCTATGCCAAAGACCAAATCGCCCCTTGTTGTCGATGCTTCGAGCGATTTTTTCGCTAGACCGCTTGATTTTAGCAGTATCGGCTTGCTTTATGGCGGCGCTCAGAAAAATGCAGGCCCAAGCGGCGTGACTATCGTCATTTTAAGAAAAGACCTAGTTGATCGCGTGAGCAGCCAAAACGTCCCTATGTTTTTGCGCTACAAAACGCACGTAGAGGCAAACTCACTTTACAACACACCGCCAACTTTTGGAATTTATCTTTTAAATTTAATCATGCAGCACCTGCTAGATCTTGGCGGACTTGCCGAGGTTGAGAAGATAAATGCCAAAAAAGCAAGCACACTTTATAGCATCATAGACAGCTCAAATGGCTTTTACGTGGGTCACGCCAAAAAATCAAGCAGGTCAGATATGAACGTGAGCTTTACGATACCAAAAGATCATGCGCTTGAGCCAGTTTTCGTCGAAGAAGCGCTAAAAGAGGGCATGCTAGGGCTAAAGGGCCACAGACATCTTGGCGGCATAAGAGCCTCTATCTACAACGCCGTTAGCCAAAGCGACGTTGATAAACTTGGTGAGTTCATGAGAGAATTTGCCAGAAAGCACGGCTGA
- a CDS encoding class I SAM-dependent methyltransferase, with the protein MNKAKKAYDEIPYFSAAFSDCSPVRIEAVAKFLGLKAANLKDARVLELGSSYGGNILPFAASHKEAKVVGIDISSHQVEEGNKIAKKMNLENFTLLERDFLHMNEHDIKELGEFDYIIAHGVYSWVSPNVRDALLATIKALLSKDGLAYVSYNTYPGWKSLDILRDFMLFASVNKGDKESLPHVKEELNFLQDYLKFSLQNQSDVVYKDSMKLLLTQLNFLQGIIAKGSDYYILHDFLEASNEPTYFHKFARHIDKHGLCYVIDASLNDIFASSTGIYRFDAHIEQSYNTRIKKEQLNDFLFNRSFRKSLIAHKERLNGADDFDAVLGESELDRVYFAYFSKQPRTKTQEILSKAYPQSLNLNEVKAALGESESEAFMGLLEILNDQNTKISSSKLIALDYEPKKTRLKPGAAAYLGYFLETSLPVISLANELNGKLSLSVEEIKAALKFDGKVSLKEIAKGANLSEGELKELAFKLSEAYFFEEI; encoded by the coding sequence ATGAACAAGGCAAAAAAAGCTTACGACGAAATTCCTTATTTCTCAGCTGCATTTAGCGACTGCTCACCCGTTAGGATAGAGGCGGTGGCTAAATTTCTTGGGCTAAAGGCGGCAAATTTAAAAGATGCCAGAGTGCTGGAGCTTGGCTCATCGTATGGTGGCAATATCTTGCCATTTGCAGCTTCTCACAAAGAGGCAAAGGTCGTTGGCATCGACATCTCAAGCCACCAAGTAGAAGAGGGCAACAAGATCGCCAAGAAGATGAATTTAGAAAATTTCACCCTTCTTGAGCGTGACTTTTTGCACATGAATGAGCACGACATCAAAGAGCTTGGCGAGTTTGACTACATCATCGCTCACGGCGTTTATAGCTGGGTGAGCCCAAACGTAAGAGACGCGCTACTTGCAACGATAAAGGCACTACTTAGCAAAGATGGCCTCGCCTACGTCTCTTATAACACCTACCCAGGCTGGAAGAGCCTTGATATCTTAAGGGACTTCATGCTCTTTGCGAGCGTAAACAAGGGCGATAAAGAGTCGCTACCTCACGTCAAAGAGGAGTTAAATTTCTTGCAGGATTATTTGAAATTTAGCCTGCAAAACCAAAGCGACGTCGTCTATAAAGACAGCATGAAGCTACTTTTGACGCAGCTAAATTTCTTACAAGGCATCATCGCAAAGGGTAGTGATTATTACATTTTGCACGACTTTTTGGAGGCGAGTAACGAGCCAACTTACTTTCATAAATTTGCTAGGCACATCGATAAACACGGACTTTGCTACGTCATAGACGCCTCGCTAAACGATATCTTTGCAAGCTCGACTGGGATTTACCGCTTTGACGCGCACATCGAGCAAAGCTACAACACTCGCATCAAAAAAGAGCAGTTAAACGACTTTTTGTTTAATAGATCCTTTAGAAAAAGCCTCATCGCTCACAAAGAAAGGCTAAATGGCGCTGATGACTTTGACGCGGTGCTTGGAGAGAGCGAGCTTGATAGGGTTTATTTTGCCTATTTTAGCAAACAGCCAAGGACAAAAACGCAAGAAATTTTAAGCAAAGCCTATCCGCAAAGCTTAAATTTAAACGAGGTAAAGGCCGCACTTGGTGAAAGCGAGAGCGAAGCCTTTATGGGGCTACTTGAAATTTTAAATGATCAAAACACTAAAATTTCATCATCAAAACTTATTGCGCTTGATTATGAGCCTAAAAAAACTAGGCTAAAGCCTGGAGCTGCAGCGTATCTAGGATATTTTTTGGAGACTAGTTTGCCAGTTATTTCTTTGGCAAATGAGCTAAATGGCAAGCTTAGCTTAAGCGTTGAAGAGATCAAAGCCGCCTTGAAATTTGACGGCAAGGTCAGCCTTAAAGAGATCGCAAAGGGCGCAAATTTAAGCGAAGGCGAGCTAAAAGAGCTTGCTTTTAAACTAAGCGAAGCCTACTTTTTTGAAGAAATTTAA
- a CDS encoding sulfite exporter TauE/SafE family protein translates to MLFVELFIIGIGVGYIAGFFGIGGGTVVVPIMVAFGYDVKTAIGISVMQMIFSATFGSYLNYKAGLLKLNRGVFLGLGGLVGASFSGIIVSHAPALLLESMLLATFVFSLIKLYFSPNSDGSNANNSLFLLFLVGVFVGVFAISIGIGGGVFIAPILVGFLRYELKKAVSMGVFFVMFAAIAGFISLSLNGHISYAEGAFLGLGSLIGAYFGTKKTQNTDKKTLKKWFLVFYIAMICLILKDMFFE, encoded by the coding sequence ATGCTTTTTGTAGAACTATTTATAATCGGTATCGGCGTTGGTTACATCGCTGGGTTTTTTGGCATCGGTGGCGGCACGGTCGTCGTTCCTATCATGGTCGCCTTTGGTTACGACGTGAAAACAGCCATTGGCATAAGCGTCATGCAGATGATCTTTAGTGCGACGTTTGGCTCGTATCTAAACTACAAAGCTGGGCTTTTAAAGCTAAATCGTGGCGTTTTTTTGGGGCTTGGAGGCTTGGTTGGAGCCAGCTTTAGTGGCATCATCGTGTCGCACGCGCCTGCACTCTTACTTGAGTCTATGCTTCTAGCAACTTTTGTCTTTTCGCTTATAAAACTATACTTTTCGCCAAACAGCGACGGCTCAAATGCAAATAATTCGCTCTTTTTGCTATTTTTAGTTGGCGTTTTTGTTGGCGTTTTTGCCATTAGCATCGGCATCGGTGGAGGCGTCTTTATCGCGCCGATCTTGGTTGGCTTTTTACGTTATGAGCTGAAAAAAGCCGTTTCTATGGGCGTGTTTTTCGTTATGTTTGCAGCCATCGCGGGCTTCATCTCACTCTCGCTAAATGGCCATATCTCTTATGCAGAGGGCGCATTTTTAGGTCTTGGCTCGCTAATAGGCGCATACTTTGGCACCAAAAAGACGCAAAATACCGACAAGAAAACACTTAAAAAATGGTTTTTGGTCTTTTACATAGCGATGATATGTTTGATATTAAAAGATATGTTTTTTGAGTAA
- a CDS encoding anthranilate synthase component I family protein codes for MLLEQPLFYYEAIREKFKNSYLAEDKTQTIIGIDCEYIDEKDMDFYGLRSYFDTNRNRSLAPFAGLFGVFAYDGVRYFEYIGKEKAKKYEFPKFIYADAKAYLHFDKMSKIYTFYGDKERYYDFLLNLKAEHKGEKECEFSIKTDLSEEKKHFEDMVEVAKEYIRSGDVFQVVLGELLEISTNMSSLDFYKKLAIANPSPYMFHFPTPYGDVVGSSPELVFEMKSEQIFVAPIAGTRPRGGDANADAALENELLSDEKEQAEHKMLIDLARNDIGRVSEPKSVVVKNAMHIQKFEKVMHIVSDVYGKCARELNLFDVLASIFPAGTLSGAPKIRAMQIINELEIFERNIYGGGIGFLHFNGDAQVAILIRSAIFVPAKNGFSDVFVGAGAGIVYDSKSEKEYAEICHKRASVVNVFKNSAKEV; via the coding sequence ATGCTCTTAGAACAACCACTTTTTTATTATGAAGCGATCAGAGAGAAATTTAAAAATAGCTACCTTGCTGAAGACAAGACGCAAACGATAATCGGCATCGACTGCGAATATATCGACGAAAAGGATATGGACTTTTACGGACTTAGAAGCTACTTTGATACTAATCGTAACAGATCACTCGCACCTTTTGCTGGACTTTTTGGCGTCTTTGCTTATGACGGCGTGAGATACTTTGAGTATATCGGCAAAGAGAAGGCTAAAAAGTATGAATTTCCAAAATTTATCTATGCTGACGCAAAAGCATATCTGCACTTTGATAAGATGAGTAAAATTTATACTTTTTATGGGGATAAAGAGAGGTATTATGACTTTTTGCTAAATTTAAAGGCAGAGCATAAGGGCGAAAAAGAGTGCGAATTTAGTATAAAAACCGATCTTAGTGAAGAAAAGAAACACTTTGAAGATATGGTTGAAGTGGCAAAAGAATACATAAGAAGCGGTGATGTCTTTCAGGTGGTGCTTGGGGAGCTACTTGAAATTTCAACGAATATGAGTAGCCTAGACTTTTACAAAAAGCTTGCCATAGCAAATCCTAGCCCATATATGTTTCATTTTCCTACGCCTTATGGCGATGTGGTCGGCTCATCGCCTGAGCTTGTCTTTGAGATGAAAAGTGAGCAAATTTTTGTAGCACCGATCGCAGGCACAAGACCAAGAGGTGGCGATGCAAACGCTGATGCGGCACTTGAAAATGAGCTTTTAAGCGACGAAAAGGAGCAGGCTGAACATAAGATGCTAATCGATCTTGCCAGAAATGACATCGGCAGGGTCTCAGAGCCAAAGAGTGTGGTCGTGAAAAATGCGATGCATATCCAGAAATTTGAAAAAGTGATGCATATCGTTAGCGACGTCTATGGCAAGTGCGCTAGGGAGCTTAACCTTTTTGACGTGCTAGCTAGCATCTTCCCAGCTGGCACGCTAAGCGGTGCGCCAAAGATCAGAGCGATGCAGATAATTAACGAGCTTGAAATTTTTGAGCGAAATATCTATGGCGGGGGCATTGGATTTTTGCATTTTAATGGTGACGCTCAGGTGGCGATCCTCATCCGCTCAGCTATCTTTGTGCCAGCTAAAAACGGCTTTAGCGACGTCTTTGTCGGAGCTGGAGCTGGCATAGTCTATGACTCAAAGAGCGAGAAAGAGTATGCTGAAATTTGCCACAAACGAGCCAGCGTGGTAAATGTCTTTAAAAACAGCGCAAAAGAGGTTTAA
- a CDS encoding NTP transferase domain-containing protein, with product MNAIILAAGLGSRLKELTKNKHKALFEIEGVPNIERTINFLHEINIKEIYIITGYLSEQFEYLKDKFNVELIKNNNYDKLNNLSSFSLALPYFADSFIIDADVVLLKNVLHIPTTSTYFTTIRKKTDKKEWVIKKHNNRVIGVEICNKVESSLLGISFFVKKDAEIIKKHIESLGEESFLDPKKYYDNAILDTLYNINMGFIDINNNLVAEIDDMDDLNELNFKIKALKLDKFQ from the coding sequence ATGAATGCAATTATACTAGCAGCAGGGCTTGGGTCTAGGTTAAAAGAATTAACAAAAAATAAGCATAAAGCGCTTTTTGAAATAGAAGGCGTACCAAATATTGAAAGAACTATAAATTTTTTACATGAAATAAATATAAAAGAAATTTATATAATTACCGGATATTTAAGCGAACAATTTGAATATCTAAAAGACAAATTCAATGTAGAACTAATTAAAAATAATAATTATGATAAACTTAACAACTTATCATCTTTCTCCTTAGCTCTACCATATTTTGCAGATAGTTTTATAATAGATGCGGATGTTGTATTATTAAAGAATGTTCTTCATATTCCAACTACTTCAACTTATTTTACTACAATTAGAAAAAAAACCGACAAAAAAGAGTGGGTTATAAAAAAGCATAATAACAGAGTTATAGGGGTTGAAATTTGCAATAAAGTAGAGTCGTCTCTTCTTGGTATAAGTTTTTTTGTAAAAAAAGATGCTGAAATCATAAAAAAACACATAGAGAGTTTAGGCGAAGAGTCTTTTTTGGACCCTAAAAAATACTATGACAATGCGATATTAGATACTCTTTACAATATAAATATGGGATTTATAGATATAAATAATAATCTAGTCGCAGAAATTGATGACATGGATGATTTAAACGAATTAAATTTTAAAATAAAAGCTTTAAAATTAGATAAATTTCAATAA
- a CDS encoding DMT family transporter — protein sequence MNIGYIAALASGLLWALDGIFLSFLQVPSIIIAIFHDGLSFVFILFYLIISRSFKNITKIPKNSIKIIITASFFGGFIGMGSFIASIYYSGVSTAALFSSLYPIISIVLSKFFLKDRLKPIGYFGITIAVFASICLCFIMYEYFEFNALGTLFGFLCAIGWGTECVIINIALKDSIDTKFALFIRQGISFSCFLICFAILFMFFDDFYLGRNITIDIELSKIILASFFGTISYILYYIGIQKIGALRAMGLNISYSFWAILLSYFFGAKMVFAKTILSIILISGSLLSNL from the coding sequence ATGAATATAGGATATATTGCTGCGTTAGCAAGTGGACTTTTGTGGGCATTAGACGGCATATTCTTGTCCTTTTTACAGGTCCCTAGTATTATTATTGCCATATTCCATGATGGCTTAAGTTTTGTTTTTATTCTATTTTATTTAATTATTTCTAGATCTTTTAAAAATATAACCAAAATCCCAAAAAATAGTATTAAAATTATAATAACTGCCTCCTTTTTTGGAGGTTTTATTGGTATGGGGTCTTTTATAGCTTCAATTTATTACTCTGGAGTCTCAACAGCTGCACTTTTTAGTTCATTATATCCTATTATAAGTATTGTTTTATCAAAATTTTTCCTTAAAGATAGACTAAAACCAATAGGCTACTTTGGTATCACGATTGCCGTTTTTGCAAGTATTTGTTTATGTTTTATCATGTATGAGTATTTTGAGTTTAATGCTCTTGGTACATTATTTGGATTTCTGTGTGCTATTGGTTGGGGAACCGAATGTGTGATAATAAATATTGCATTAAAAGATAGTATCGATACAAAATTTGCTCTTTTCATAAGACAAGGAATAAGTTTTTCTTGCTTTTTAATTTGTTTTGCTATTCTTTTTATGTTTTTTGATGATTTTTATTTAGGAAGAAACATAACTATTGACATAGAACTTAGCAAAATTATATTGGCTTCATTTTTTGGTACAATTTCATATATTTTATATTATATTGGCATACAAAAAATAGGGGCTCTCAGAGCTATGGGGTTAAATATCTCTTATAGTTTTTGGGCTATTTTGTTAAGCTATTTTTTTGGAGCCAAGATGGTTTTTGCAAAGACAATACTGTCAATAATTTTAATTTCTGGTTCATTGTTAAGTAACTTATAG
- a CDS encoding choline kinase family protein: MLTADNVSEIFYQITNKKAQHIVALGGMTNSNFLITTSNVDEPDNQYVLRIPGLNSNNMINRLWEIKNQILASDFGLNVPTVYFNENNGIKITKFLKGAETLKPNTIKEHIKDIVKRLRELHTSNLKFQNEFNPFLELDKYLRLVKKENLNVFNDDLEKSIIFFKELEKHIYKINQSKYGSNLFLKPTHGDLVSENILFDNGKIYIIDWEYSGLNDPLWDIASLFLENNFTKKDEEYFLGLYSADKQDRQKIGIFKNIQDILWTVWTLAKLDNQNKKEYLEYAKNRLERVLKYNI, translated from the coding sequence GTGCTCACAGCAGATAATGTCTCAGAAATTTTTTATCAAATTACAAATAAAAAAGCACAACATATAGTGGCACTAGGAGGAATGACTAACTCAAATTTTCTTATCACAACTTCAAATGTCGATGAACCAGACAACCAATATGTTTTAAGAATTCCTGGATTAAATTCAAATAATATGATAAATAGACTTTGGGAAATAAAAAATCAAATTTTAGCTTCTGACTTCGGATTAAACGTACCAACTGTATATTTTAATGAAAATAATGGTATAAAAATAACTAAATTTTTAAAAGGAGCAGAAACGCTTAAGCCAAATACAATCAAAGAACATATAAAAGATATTGTAAAAAGGCTTCGTGAATTACATACAAGCAATTTAAAATTTCAAAACGAATTTAATCCTTTTTTAGAATTAGATAAATATTTGCGCTTAGTCAAAAAAGAAAACTTAAATGTTTTTAATGACGATTTAGAAAAAAGTATTATTTTTTTTAAAGAACTGGAAAAACATATATACAAAATAAACCAATCAAAGTATGGATCAAATTTATTTTTAAAACCGACACATGGTGACTTAGTATCAGAAAATATACTGTTTGATAATGGTAAAATTTATATAATAGATTGGGAATATTCAGGACTTAACGATCCTTTATGGGACATTGCATCACTATTTTTAGAAAACAATTTTACAAAAAAAGATGAAGAATATTTTCTTGGTTTATACAGTGCAGATAAACAAGATAGGCAAAAAATAGGAATTTTTAAAAATATCCAAGATATATTATGGACAGTTTGGACGCTTGCAAAATTAGATAACCAAAATAAAAAAGAGTACCTAGAGTATGCAAAAAATAGATTAGAAAGGGTTTTAAAATATAATATATGA
- the ychF gene encoding redox-regulated ATPase YchF: MGLSVGIVGLPNVGKSTTFNALTKAQNAESANYPFCTIEPNKAIVPVPDKRLNELAKIVSPNKIQYSTIEFVDIAGLVKGASSGEGLGNKFLSNIRETELILHIVRCFEDENITHVEGNVDPVRDIEIIQTELILADIEQLNKKIEKLTREAKANAKGAKEALEIANLLLAHLNDGKSASSFEQRDSEAFLALNKELRLLSAKEVVYGANVDEDGLSEDNKFVKALKEYAKASDHEVIKLCAKVEEELIGLSDEEAHEFLASLGTSESGLEKIIKTSFAKLNLISYFTAGVVEVRAWTITNGWKAPKAASVIHNDFERGFIRAEVISYEDYIAHGGENGAKEAGKMRLEGKDYVVQDGDVMHFRFNV, from the coding sequence ATGGGACTTTCAGTTGGAATAGTAGGCCTGCCAAATGTGGGCAAATCAACGACATTTAATGCACTTACAAAGGCGCAAAATGCCGAGAGCGCGAACTATCCGTTTTGTACGATCGAGCCAAACAAAGCCATCGTGCCAGTGCCTGATAAGCGCCTAAATGAGCTTGCAAAGATAGTAAGTCCTAATAAAATTCAATATTCAACCATCGAATTCGTAGATATCGCAGGCCTTGTAAAAGGGGCTAGCTCTGGCGAGGGTCTTGGTAATAAATTTTTATCAAACATCAGAGAGACCGAGCTTATCTTACACATAGTTCGCTGCTTTGAGGACGAAAACATCACTCACGTCGAGGGCAACGTCGATCCAGTAAGAGACATCGAGATCATCCAAACCGAGCTGATACTAGCTGACATCGAGCAGCTAAATAAAAAGATAGAAAAGCTCACAAGAGAGGCAAAAGCAAACGCAAAAGGCGCAAAAGAGGCGCTTGAGATAGCAAATTTACTTCTGGCTCACCTAAATGATGGCAAAAGTGCAAGCAGCTTTGAGCAAAGAGATAGTGAGGCGTTTTTGGCACTAAACAAAGAGTTAAGGCTTCTAAGCGCAAAAGAGGTAGTTTATGGCGCAAATGTCGATGAAGATGGACTTAGCGAAGATAATAAATTTGTAAAAGCGCTAAAAGAGTATGCTAAGGCCTCGGACCACGAGGTGATCAAGCTTTGCGCCAAGGTCGAAGAGGAGCTAATAGGTCTAAGCGACGAAGAGGCTCACGAGTTTTTGGCATCTCTTGGCACGAGTGAAAGCGGCCTTGAAAAGATCATCAAAACGTCTTTTGCAAAGCTAAATTTGATAAGCTATTTCACCGCTGGTGTCGTGGAAGTAAGGGCTTGGACGATCACAAATGGCTGGAAAGCGCCAAAAGCAGCAAGCGTCATCCACAATGACTTTGAGAGAGGCTTTATTAGAGCTGAAGTGATAAGCTATGAGGACTACATCGCACATGGCGGCGAAAACGGAGCCAAAGAAGCTGGCAAGATGAGACTTGAAGGCAAAGACTACGTCGTGCAAGATGGCGACGTGATGCACTTTAGGTTTAATGTCTAA